The Xenopus tropicalis strain Nigerian chromosome 2, UCB_Xtro_10.0, whole genome shotgun sequence genome window below encodes:
- the timm22 gene encoding mitochondrial import inner membrane translocase subunit Tim22: protein MGGSVSPPGTGEGTLQYSLIMEHLVGDKRRPKEVIPGGLGGIPTPIKSEEQKMMERVMESCGFKAALACVGGFVLGGAFGVFTAGIDTNVGFDPKDPYRTPTAKEVLKDMGQRGMSYAKNFAIVGAMFSCTECLVESYRGKSDWKNSVISGCITGGAIGFRAGLKAGALGCGGFAAFSAVIDYYLR, encoded by the exons ATGGGGGGCAGCGTTTCTCCGCCGGGGACCGGGGAGGGTACGTTACAGTACAGCCTGATCATGGAGCACTTGGTAGGGGACAAGAGGCGGCCGAAGGAGGTGATTCCGGGAGGGCTGGGCGGTATTCCCACTCCAATTAAATCGGAAGAACAGAAGATGATGGAAAGGGTCATGGAGAGCTGTGGGTTCAAGGCGGCCCTGGCTTGTGTGGGAG GGTTTGTGCTTGGAGGAGCATTTGGTGTATTCACAGCTGGCATAGATACCAATGTTGGTTTTGATCCCAAGGACCCGTACCGCACTCCTACTGCCAAGGAAGTGCTGAAAGATATGGGCCAGCGAGGAATGTCTTATGCCAAAAACTTTGCTATTGTGGGCGCCATGTTCTCCTGCACCGAGTGCCTGGTAGAATCA TATCGAGGAAAATCCGACTGGAAAAACAGTGTGATAAGTGGGTGCATCACCGGCGGAGCCATTGGCTTTCGAG CCGGCCTGAAAGCTGGAGCTCTTGGCTGCGGAGGGTTTGCTGCATTCTCTGCTGTCATAGATTATTATCTGCGATAA